A window of Pyrobaculum aerophilum str. IM2 contains these coding sequences:
- the thiI gene encoding tRNA uracil 4-sulfurtransferase ThiI: MEVVIIRVGELTVKRGLTRAEMERLLLRAAREAAEECGGARFEKEPGRIYAYGDVNCLKKALSKVFGVKSVSPARVITYQKITDIALEAADLWSGIVAGKRFAVRVHRVGEHAFTSREVAAEVGAVLVAAGGRVDLEDPELEFYIEIRGNRAYFYTEVIEGPGGLPLGSEGKVLALVSAGIDSPVAAWMLMRRGAHVDVLYCNLGGTITLRHALEVIKRLLAWSYGYNARVIIADCGPVARAMRRGVREELWNIAFKRALYRIGVEIAKRLGAIALATGESLGQVSSQTLQALAAVEAGIDMPILRPLIGMDKDEIVKHAQKIGTYELSAKLPEYCAVFSRRPRKWALREEVEAIDLALYDAITEVVNNAKIVRKRELDEFIKALTPPHDIEIDSAPEGAVIVDLRDEESYKKWHLPGAVRAGVDDVLALVDKLGRDKTYVFYCYSGGLSLDVAESLRKLGIKAYSLRRTRNAVPPSSQGERGN, encoded by the coding sequence GTGGAGGTAGTTATTATCAGAGTTGGCGAGCTGACAGTAAAGAGAGGCCTCACTAGGGCGGAGATGGAGAGGCTATTGTTACGTGCGGCTAGAGAGGCGGCTGAGGAGTGCGGAGGGGCGAGGTTTGAAAAAGAGCCGGGGAGGATATACGCCTATGGCGATGTTAACTGTCTCAAAAAAGCACTATCAAAAGTCTTTGGAGTTAAGTCTGTGAGCCCAGCTCGGGTCATTACCTATCAAAAAATTACGGATATCGCCTTAGAGGCCGCCGATTTGTGGAGCGGGATAGTTGCCGGTAAGAGGTTCGCAGTTAGAGTGCACAGAGTGGGGGAGCACGCCTTTACGTCTAGAGAGGTGGCGGCGGAGGTAGGCGCTGTGTTAGTCGCCGCAGGCGGTAGGGTTGATCTTGAGGATCCAGAACTGGAGTTTTATATTGAGATAAGGGGGAATAGGGCGTATTTCTACACAGAGGTTATTGAAGGCCCCGGGGGTCTCCCCCTCGGATCGGAGGGGAAGGTCCTCGCCTTAGTTTCGGCCGGTATTGACTCACCGGTGGCGGCGTGGATGTTAATGAGGAGGGGGGCACATGTCGACGTCCTCTATTGCAACTTAGGCGGCACAATCACACTGCGACACGCCTTAGAGGTTATTAAACGGCTTCTCGCGTGGTCGTACGGCTATAACGCCCGGGTGATAATAGCTGACTGCGGCCCCGTGGCCAGGGCCATGAGGAGGGGGGTTAGGGAGGAGCTGTGGAATATAGCCTTTAAGCGGGCTTTATATCGCATAGGCGTTGAAATCGCGAAAAGATTAGGCGCCATTGCCCTGGCCACTGGCGAGTCCCTTGGGCAAGTCTCATCGCAGACTTTACAAGCATTAGCTGCTGTAGAGGCCGGGATAGACATGCCGATTCTCAGACCGTTAATAGGCATGGACAAAGACGAAATTGTAAAACACGCTCAGAAAATCGGGACTTATGAGCTCTCTGCAAAACTCCCGGAGTACTGCGCAGTTTTCAGCCGGAGGCCTAGAAAATGGGCATTGAGAGAGGAGGTAGAGGCAATTGACTTGGCGCTATACGACGCAATTACTGAAGTAGTTAATAACGCGAAAATTGTGAGGAAGAGAGAGCTTGATGAATTCATAAAGGCGCTCACCCCGCCCCACGACATTGAGATAGACTCGGCGCCTGAAGGCGCTGTTATTGTAGACCTTAGAGACGAGGAGTCGTATAAAAAATGGCACCTCCCAGGAGCGGTTAGGGCAGGAGTGGACGACGTGTTAGCCCTTGTGGATAAATTGGGCAGGGACAAGACATACGTCTTCTACTGCTACAGCGGAGGGCTGAGCCTAGACGTGGCAGAAAGCCTGCGCAAATTGGGAATAAAGGCCTACTCGTTGCGAAGGACGAGAAATGCCGTGCCTCCCTCAAGCCAAGGCGAGCGCGGGAATTAA